From Hydra vulgaris chromosome 15, alternate assembly HydraT2T_AEP, one genomic window encodes:
- the LOC136091814 gene encoding uncharacterized protein LOC136091814 — MRNYKRKTNQANWNEDDMKNAITAVKLKQISLRKACKNFCALKDSLHRRVKKALESSLHTNLHGRFRKVLSDNQEQDLNKYIKDMDNSFYGLSMMDIRLIVFEFCKKNLIPNPFNKNSKLAGEDFVRGFLKRHPGLSLRKPKAISINRVFGLNKDNMKIYFSNLENLLDKHHFEPHQIFNCDESGLSLKVISSTRKQCVSSVTSGEKGVTTTILCAYNAPVGTIQGCSENGWVKTDLFLEYIQHFSKHVQCTLINKVLLMFDGHRSHTKSLKLIDYARDNGLFLLSLPPHTTHKLQPLDGGFFKPLKTFFN; from the exons atgagaaaCTACAAGAGAAAAACTAATCAAGCTAACTGGAACGAAGATGACATGAAAAATGCTATTACAGCAGTAAAGTTGAAGCAGATATCTTTAAGAAAAGCTTGTAAAAACTTTTGTGCGTTAAAAGATTCACTACATCGGCGTGTTAAAAAGGCACTTGAAAGTAGTTTACATACTAATTTACATGGAAGATTTAGAAAAGTGCTTTCTGATAACCAAGAACAAGAtctaaataagtatattaaagATATGGACAATTCATTTTATGGTCTCTCAATGATGGATATTAGATTAATAGTATTTGagttctgcaaaaaaaatttaattccaaatccttttaacaaaaatagtaaattagCAGGAGAAGACTTTGTGCGAGGCTTTTTAAAACGTCATCCTGGTTTATCACTAAGAAAGCCAAAAGCAATTTCTATAAACAGAGTATTTGGTTTGAACAAagataatatgaaaatatattttagtaatttagaGAATTTGTTAGATAAACATCACTTTGAGCcacatcaaatttttaattgtgatGAGTCTGGGTTGTCATTAAAAGTTATCTCATCTACAAGAAAACAGTGTGTTTCATCAGTGACAAGTGGGGAAAAAGGAGTCACAACAACAATTTTATGTGCAT ATAATGCTCCAGTTGGAACTATTCAAGGATGCTCAGAAAATGGCTGGGTTAAAActgatttatttcttgaatatatacaacatttttCTAAACATGTACAATGCACCTTGATCAACAAAGTTTTACTTATGTTTGACGGTCATCGTTCTCATaccaaaagtttaaaacttataGACTATGCTCGTGACAATGGATTGTTTTTGCTATCGCTACCACCACACACGACTCATAAACTTCAGCCATTGGACGGTGGATTTTTTAAgcctttaaaaaccttttttaattaa